CATCGAGTTTGATTGATTAATTTCGTGGAAAATACATCATAATGATTACTCCCAACATAATAATAGTACCGCCAATGATATCAAAACGATCAGGGGTAATACGCTCTACTTTCCAACCCCAAAAAATTGATAAGATCGTAAAAACTCCGCCATAAGCGGCATAAACTCTACCAAAATTTGCTGGTTGTAAGGTGGGAATGATGCCTTGACACTCCCACCGTCAAGCTGACGCTGTGACGGGGGATTCTTGGTTCACAGACTCGCCATCACCTGACAGGATTTCTCCAACCAAGCCAGAGGGCAAATCTCCCCAAGCTTTA
This genomic window from Crocosphaera sp. UHCC 0190 contains:
- a CDS encoding YnfA family protein, which encodes MIPTLQPANFGRVYAAYGGVFTILSIFWGWKVERITPDRFDIIGGTIIMLGVIIMMYFPRN